TAGGAAATAATAGTCTTTCTGAAAAGCAGGTGCTTTTTCTACTACAACTCCATATCCTGGGCCTCATCTTCCGAAAAGTCAGACATAGAACTCTCCGACGAGCTGTCACCGGTgccctcttcctgctctttcAGTGCCTCCTCCGTCGCATATTTCTGGATGTACTCTGCAcagagggtggggagaaagaaaacacaggggtgGTGAGCAGGCAGGCGCGCGCTTCAGTGACCCCCAAGCTGGCAAAGTCCCAGGGAAGTTTGAGCTTTCCTTACCtgccagggggcggggggaagaaaagaggccaGTGACTACGGTCACTAAAAACTAAAGGGAAAATCCCTCGGAAGACGTCTTTGGAGTTCGTGCATTCTGCCCCCTTAGTAAGGGAGGCAAAGCAGAAACCTGACTTGCAGAAATCTGAATCTCCATCCTAGAACTCCCTTGGGCCATCACCTCCCAGGTGGATGTGTACAAGGCAGCCGGCCACCCTGGGTCTTGGCCGCAGGGCACGGGAGAGCCGGCAGACGTCCGGGATGGTGTCGGTGTGAACCGGCCTCCGGTTCTGCTGCCGGGGCGCCCTCGTTCTTGCCTTGTTGGGGTGTCCACGTGCTTGCACTCCTCCGAACTTGCAGAACTGGGGAAACGTGAACCTCACGCTTTCTCTTTATCTCCGTGTTAATAAAACTATTCACCTCCCAGGTAGAACAGGACTAGGTATGATTCCATGGTAATTTATAAGGAAATCCCCCATCATTTTTAGACTTGCAGTTATATAATTATAGTCAGCCCAAATCTATTATTTTAAGAATAGATTTTAGTCTAAACAGATCCTGCCTGTCAGGTTTTTGAAGCAGCTGGTAAAACAGTCTCTCAATCTGCTCAGGAATGAGCTGCTATCTGGAGACACGGCTCACCCGAGTGACTTTATCATCTACTATTTACCTGAAGATTTATGCTGCTGTAGTCTCTAGGCTGAATCTGCTGGCTGAAAATTTTAAGAGCTgctgaacaagcaaacaaacttgTTCCTAAAAACTCGAAGTGCACACTGTTTTTAAGTAAATAGCTCACACATGATACGAAGAGACAAGACAGAACCCTGTTCAGAATGCCAGCAGGAGAGAAACACATCCTCACGTCcttatgctttgtttttcttcctacaGAGTTGCAGGGATGCAGCacgagaggaagagaaggaaatctgaataatatAATGCAGGGGCCTAGCGAGgagtatttttttacatttttaaagggttgtttaaaaagaaaaaaaagaatgcgcAACAGAGACTCTATGTGGCCAAATCTGGCCctatttacagaaaaagtctgcaGACTTCTGACTTAGAGCCCTACGAATTCCTCATAATGAAGCTTGATGCGGAGATGAGATTTCAAAAGCTCCTGACTAGGTAAGAACTTACCTTATCTTTTAGGCAGAGAGAACGGTTTACTAgtcttagaaattttatttttaccctcTAGTGGGTCAGTTCCTTTGCTTCATTTGTAGAAAGAAGTGGCTGCACTTTGACATTGTCCACACTGTAACGTGATACTTATTAGCTCTCTTCAGTATATTCAAGGGAACAAATATGTTTTAAGTGCTTACTAGGTCAAGGCCTTTCAGGAGATAGAAAAATGGAAGAGCAAGGTCAGTGACGAGCAGGAGACAAAGACGCAGATAAAAGCAGTTTGCTGCCAAGTGCCATCGGAGAGAAGCCTGGAGGAaggggctccagcctctgagagCCAGGAAGGCAGGCACGCGTGCGCTGACCCTTGAGGGAACCGTCAGCTGCGGCGAAGGAGACGCCATTCCAGGGGGGAAGCACAGGGGAGAAGGAAGTGGCTGGGATGGTAAAACGCAACACTGAGAACTACACTTGTAGCTGAAGCACATAAGGCAAAATGTACAGGTCTTGTAATAGGCCGTATGGTGGGTATATGGTTAAGTTACTCTgttccgtttttgttttttttgtaggGTTGAAACTTCCCTGAAATAGGGTGTACTGTAATATGTATTGTAATAATAGATAGTTGGGTATCTGAAACTCATCCAATTTGATGGTCACATATTGATACATTTAGGAGTGCAGGCACAGATGTAGATcacacagagtgagagagagccctGAACAGCAGGCCAAGATGCCACGCAGTCAAGGTTTTAAGCAGAGAGTGCCCCGTCTTTAGACAGCTCCACTGGTGCCCGTCTGTCCTACAGGCAGTTCATATTTACCTGATAAGAAAGCATCAACTGTATATGAATGCTGACTAATATCCACGGTAAGACAGGTTACATACCCTGACCTCTAAGGCTAGGCATGGAAATGTCTGGTAAGGCAGCCTGGGAGAGAGGCCACATCTAGGCACACTTTTGGAAATCGTCTATTTAGAGGGAATTATCTACAGCTCTGAAGGGTGAATTAGCTCCCCAAGTGGTGACTGAGGATGAGAGAGGGCTGAAGAACTGGATCTTAAGAGAACGACCATGTTTAGGAACATGGAATGAGAAAAGCTgtcaggaagggaagggacaaaATACCAAAGCTGCAGAGAAGTCAGGATAATGGGTCTTAAGAAGGGTTCAAATGAGTAGGAAGAAATGAGTTCCCAGATTATCAGTAGAGGAGGGAACACAAACCAGACCTCAGGGGTTtagggcaagggagagagaacttTGAAAAAGGCTTCTGAAACGGGGGTGCTTCTGATAGGCTAGGGGTGGAGGAAacccaggaggaagaggaagaccaaCAGGCTGGGGGCCAGAGGAGTGAGTCTAAGCAATTAGGATAGTTCTTCTAGCCCTGATTTTCAGATTACGAAGGAAGACAACTGATAGCCAACACTGACATTTCAGCAAGCTAAAGTGCCCTAAAAGCTAGAGCTTgtcattctgaaataaaaatgtaaatcaggttTCTTTTGTAACTGGAACTACAGCGGGTCTGTACTAAAACAGGAATGGTGCTAAAGTGCTGAGGCACAATGAATGTACGAACCATAGAAATCCGCTCCACACCGAGGTATCTGCGGGTTGCAGACACGGTTAAGTGATTCCTATGCCATAATTTTAATAGAGTCTCATAATAGAATTTTATCTGCTTGAAACGGACTGctcttttttccttgaaatacaGGTTTATTTGGCTTTACAGATACTCTGCTAcataaattagattttaatttgcaaaataCTTGAGACTTAATTAATTGGtgtagatttatttctgttttatctcAACAAAAGTACCAAACAATACCCGACAGAGATCAGAGCaggaggagaaaacaaagaaaaggtaaGCTATTGTTCAAAAAACAACCTCAAACGCACCTGTCTCATACCTACACGGTGTAGAGTGAAGGCCTATCTAGTCCAGGCTCTTATACACTGTTTCTACTGCCACCTCTTGCAGACAGACCTCACAGGGGACACACAATTGGCAGGAGGTGACATTCAGAACTGCTATACAGACAGGCAAGTCACGCTCAAAATTAGGTGATACCAAAGCCTGCCATCTGGTTAAAGAGCAGGCCTACTTTCATGGACTCTGAATTCCTtcccttttgggggggggggggggggggggggggggggtactttaTCTAGACTCTTCACTATGAAGGTTCTCAAGCACACGGTGAGGTAAAAACGAACACCAGAAAACCTCTGTGGAGTTTTAGAGGTTCTTTCGAAACTGTAAGTTCGTTTCCGTGAACGTCACGTCTTATTAGCAGGTAAGCTGTCTAACAAAGAGGAAGCGGGGTTTTACCTCCTGAAGGATGAGCAAGCTAGAGTACTGCCACTGGTACCTTTCTAACCCAAACAGCACATTTCAAGTTTTACTAGAAAACTGGGCCCTGGGGCCAGGTATCTGCAGCAGATAAGAAATGGGCCCAGATGTAAAGTCTCCAAAGTCAAAGAAAACTAGTACGGGGCCAAGAAAAGAAGCCAGTTGGGTCTTCTTAATTCAATATGTAACATGAtaccgaaaaaaaaaaaccaaaaaaagtatAAGGATAAAGTTGGCGTTTCTCAACTTCCAGTTAACTGCTTTCCTAAGGGGCCAGGACGACACTGTCTGGAAACAAATGTGAGATTATGCCTTTCAGTTAATACTTAACTATCCAGTCCAACTTTCTAATTTTACAAGACAAGAGGAAGCAAATGAAGGCTGAAGTTCTTTTGCACGGGCATCCACAGGGATTTCTGGCAGCGCCCAACACGTGCCTCCTGCTTTCTCATCctcccttctgctctctctctcctcttcctccttgctGGGACCTTCAGCCTCCCGAGGTGACCATGACCCTTGGAACTGTAGGGGCTAGTGAGCTCTGCTCCAGCCCCCAGACGGCAGTCTCTTTTTAGGCTTGTTTCAGTAACTAAGGGCTTTTCTTTTAATGATCAAAGCCCCAAAGACAGAACTTCTGTCTCCAGTCTTGGAGACCTTCTTACCTTTAattttctgccttcccttcttACCTTTAATTTTCTGCTTGTATTCTTCTGGTCGATGGAGGTACATGGCTGCAGCATCACCATTGAGAGGATCTATGGGGTTGGGATAGGCCAACAACTGGGGCAGGAAGGACTCAAATATATTGGTAagatctgaaaaaacaaacagaaatatgtCACGCATAGAAAAAACAAGTTCTCCTAAATTTACTTGAATTCAGTAGTCAAAACTGCTTATCTTCCTAAATAACCGTATCGAAGTTTTCCATAAAAGTGTGCTCTGTTATACATATGACCTATAGCACATATTCCTTTCAATAccaattgaaaaatttttaattttcattggaagaatcagaaaaaagGTATACCTGATATTCGCTTTCAAAGGCAATTGTCCCAATTCTAATTCACTCCACATTTTAAACCAAGAACTCAGAAATAGtacatttgtttaattaaaatgtgtGTCCCCATACTCAACATTCTTACAAAATGAGTATCTCTTAATATCGCCTTTTTCTACAGCTTTGAAAACCCCCGCTCTGAAAAGTATTCAAGCACCAGATCTTACAAAGAATTTTATATGCCTTGACGTTTAATTCAATTCTCATCAGCTTTAATGGACATAAATACaaccaggtttttgttttttttttttataaccagTTTTTCAATTATTCTGGCTGATGAAGGCAGGAACCTACATAGACCACTTAAAATCATAGATAATTGTAAGACAGAGAAATAtcaatttattgaatttattaacaatcattttagtaaacatttattgactcCCGTCTTGCCACATGCAGCACAAGGTGGTGAGTATACACATGACATTTACACACACAGCAAAGTCAACAAGAGCCCTGCAGTCACACAGTGTTTTATAAAGGGAACAGGCCTTGTAAACCTGTGAAATAAACTACACGTTCCCGCCACTTCGGTGATGCTATGACTTCAGTCCATTTGCTCCTCAGTTCACAGACCGTGAAGTGTGGATCTTAGCGCTTCCAGCTCTCTGCCCTGCGCAGTTACTGTACCACGTTTGGTagagaaatttctctttctggaggGAATGCTAAAGTATAGCATAAAAACtactctttcatttattctgctcttttcatgtattttctttccctttagaGTGAGCACTCTTATGCAGTATTTTAAATGAGCGTTTGGTCAAAGCCAAATCACTTTAGATTAGTGGTTCTCAGCCAGCGATGATTTGGCGTCTGGAGAAAAATCTGGTTGTCACATCtggatgggggaggaggacagGTGGTGCCACCAGCACTCATGGACAGAGGCAGGGCTGCTGCTAAACATACTACAATGTACAGGACATCCCTTTACGACAAATAATTATCTGagccaaaatgtcaacagtgctgggttgcctgggtggctcagtcagttaagcgtccaacttcagctcaggtcatgatctgacgattcgagagttcaagccccctttcgggctctgtgctgacagcttagagcctgaagcctccttcagatctgtgtctccctctctctctgcccctcccccccttgctctctttctctctcaaaaataaacataaaaaaatatatatattttttaatgtcaacggtgctgaggttgagaaatcctggtCTAGATAAAAGGGGCTGACAAACTTTTTCATAAAGGGCCAAAGTAAATACTTCAGACTTTGGGGGCCACATTAAGTCTCTGTTGTAACTATTCAACACTTAGCTCTACCACTGTGGCTCaagagcagccacagacaataggtaaacaaatgggtgtggctgtgttccaataaaacttcatatACAAAAACCAGGCTGCCAATGTTTGTCATCCTCTGCTTTAGAAAACCCTATGAATAAGGGACAACTCTTCCTTGTCAGCGTAAGGCTTCCTAACAGAGTGAGCAGCTGGGAGAATAAGCTAGAGCCACACTATTTAACAGAACTTTCTACAATAATGAAAACGTTCTGTATCTGCGCTGTCCAATACGGTAGctgctagccacatgtggctgttgaggCACTGTGGCTGGTGggactgaagaactgaatttttatttcattctagtGAATTGAAATTTATAGAACTACACATGACTAGTAGACCCCACACTGGACAGTTCAGGTATCGATAGTGATGTCAAGGACAGTCCCAGGACAGTTAGCACAGTGTTGCTCCCGGGGAGCAGGTATTGACAGAGCACGTTCATCCTGAACCCCAAGTTATGGGGACTTGGTATTACTATATGGACTGGAGCTATGTCACCTTCAATAGACTAACTTCCCAAAGAACAGCGTTATTATAAGATTCTCCGATACCAGGAAATGAGTGCAGAGATTCCTAGTCAAGAGagcaaaacagaaataatctTTCAAGGTAACCCCAATCACCTGCAATAAGGTTTTCCCTGTTGTcttacttacaatttttttttaaaaaggaagcaacaaaaaaaaaaaataaaaaaaggaagcaacATCAACATAGTCAATAAACCAACTGAAAACTACTCAAAGCTCAAAGGCtgatagagaaatagagaaaaatagagaataaaaaatagaggaaaatatttatgCTGTAATGATGGAAGGAAAAAGTCCATAAAATGGCATTTGTCTAGAGCTGGAAGTATGTACAGTacatataataaaagtatttaaaaaaagtcatcttaAGGCAATAGGCTTACGGCTTCTACTTTCACACTTCAAGTGACACTTTgcttttttacctttaaaaacgGCATTTTCCTATAAACGTGTCCTTTCTACTTTTGcatgtttgaaatgtttaaataaaacacaagtctaaaaattaaggtaaataaattctgaagaaaaaacaaGGTGTGGAAGTTTTACCAACTGAACACGATCCCAGAGAAGAGTTGACAAGAGTTCCATCAACACTAATAATAGTAACAGGAACGGTAGCAGCCAGTGTGCTTACAAGCCAGGCCCTGGTAAACACTTCACATGTACACTCTTAGTTTCACTGCAGCCAAAGAGCTAATTACCATCTCCATTCTGCATATGGGGAAACTGCGGCACAAAGAGGTTATGCAACTTGTCCAAAGAGCGGATTTCAAACCTGGGCTTATCTACATGCTGCCTTTGTCGGCAGATGAAATGAACGCTAAATTTTCATGACGGCACGAGCTACCACATCTGGGCATTCAAACTGCATATCCTCAGAGATGGCCACCCCCTACCTCAAAGTGTTCCCTTCTCACAAGTTCAAGGCCAGTAGGATGATCTAAGCAGAGAATGTTAAGGCATTTCTGTGGCTGAACTGTCTGATACTTCACAGAAGCAACGTGCTTGTTTTCAAGTAGCTCAGTCACAGAAAAGCAGCCCATGGCTCTTCACAGATATCCGCATGTGGTGACCTGGGAGGTCTCCTGTCACATCGTCATTGTAGGTGCTACTCAAAAAGGTTagcagctggggtgcctgggtggctcagcaggttgagtgtctgcctcttggtttaggctcaggtcacagtcccagggtcgtggaatcgagccccatgttaggctccacgctgatcatggagcctgctgaagattctctctccctgcctctccctttgcccctctcccctgctccccccatgctcttgctttaaaattaaaaaaaaaaaaaaagattttatatatatatatatatatatatatatatatatataatataaagattaGCAGCTGAATATTCctatcaacaacaaaaaccttaaaaaaagtgtatttttattctctttaagtAACTTCCAGAAGTGCTTTAGGACTTGAGAAATACGGCAGACAACATGTTTCATAACTAGGTGTTTCATGTGTTCCAGGAAGGGATTTTTATACCCCTTCCCCACtacttttaagtttctcaagctACCAATAAGTGGCTCTGCCTAGGTATTTGTTCCCAACAAGTAAAAGAACCCTCAATTATTTGTTCTACCTTCCTGCGTTCTCCTGTCCTCCTGCATTAACACAGTTCtgatccattttacagatgtgctGAGTCACGCCTGTAAAACAgaagagcagaaaaggaaaagtacaCAGCCCATTCCAGGCAAAGAGGGCAGATTGTAAAGACCAGGATGCTGTGGCTATGGGCATTTTAAAGTAGTAACACGACCCTGAAAGTGGCTGACAGAGTGATTACTATTGAGAGGGTCCTCCCCCACAAAACATCTCTACCAAATTGCAGATAAAAATTGTCTTTCAAGATAAATACTGGCAGAAAAGACCTAAACTACAAACCAAGAGTGAAACAAAGATACTCCTCTTTGGAAAAATCCATcataaaatgaatcattttcccctagagtttaataataataataataataataataataataataataaatcaataacaGTTcaaagtcttttcaaaaaaaattaatcttggggcacctgggtggctcagtcggttaagcggccgactttgcctcaggtcatgatctctcggtccatgagttcgagccctgcgctgacagctcagagcctggagcctgtttcaggttctgtgtctccctctctctgaccctcccctgttcatgctctgtctctccctgtctcaaaaataaataaaacgttaaaaaaaaaaaaatgaaaaaaaaattaatcttctactttttgaaagggagagagccaGACACAGGTTACGCAGTATAGAGATTATAGTCAGCTGGCTCCATTATTGGCTGCCTTAACTTTTCAAGGAAATCCAAAGATCCcagagaagtattttttttttaagtttatttagagagcacatgagtgagcaggggaggggcagagggagagggagagagagaatcctaagcaggctccacactgttagcacagagcccaatgtggggctcgatctcatggaccaggagatcatgacctgagccagtatcaagagtcagatgcttaacccactgagccaccttgAAAAGTATGGTTTTTGATGAGCTTTGGACTAAATCAGCATTTATAAAAATGCAGTCCATTAAGACAGATTCTTCAGCCTGATCTTATATTAACAATATTAGAACACTCAGTCCTCAGTTTAGGCACTTAAACTAgtaatttatattcatattcaatttttaaaaacactcaaaTCATACTGATCTCTCATCAAAAGAAGCACCATTTACCCCCTTCGGTCCAGAGCAATGGTTCCTAGGTAAGTCTAGGTCCTGGCTGTTTGTCCATCAGAATTACCTGTGGAGTTTTTTCAAAACATGCATGCTGAGACCTCATACCTACCCCACGGACCCTGACTTAGGATAGGCTGGCATCCGCGTGTATGGAAATGCATAGCCAGGAAACACTACCTACACTATATACCCATATCCATAGAGAACAAATGGGGAGAGGGCCCTCTGCGTGTGGTTTCTCTGAAAATATTCAGGGCTCTCAGCTAAGTTGCTCAGGAGGCTCTAGTGGAACCACTCCCTGACCCTTTCAAGCATTCCTTCCTGCACACTGCTGTCACGGTCGCTTCCTCCAGGTGGAGGTATTCTGAACTAACGGTTGGAGAAAGTGGATCCATTTTAGAGGGGCAAGAAAGGGCTGCTTTAGAGCAGAAGAGGCAGCGATGTGTATCACCTAACACACTGTGGACATCGGGTAGACTAGTAAATTCCATTAGACCAGACGCTCTCCAGCAAAATGGCAAACCACAGATGGAAAACCTACAAGACCACAAGCCTAATCTCAGGCCTTCCACTGACTTGTTCTTTGACCTCGGGCAGGTCTCTTCCTCTCtgcatctcagtttcttcatctgcaaaaagggaagTATAATACTGCAGTTCCTCACAAGGAAGAATTACACATCACTAAAAAGGACTGTAGAATAGGCTTCGTAGGGCATCAAAGGACtagactaaaatatttataaaaatatgccaCCTTCTTAGAGTAGAAATTTCAGCTACCTGTATCCCTCAAGGAATACATGTTAATTAAAATGAGTCACacgggggggaaaaaaaggcaccaATGGTTAAAGTAAAGCCACCCTACTCCAGGTGACTCACAAAAAGACAGTACATGACTTAGAAAACACAGGAGGGGATGAATCACATATCATGTTTTATTCTTGGCTGTTTACAAACCAGTGACCAAaagttatttcttcttcctctatttcctctgaacattaaaatgaaaactttggtCAAGCATGCTGCTATCTTCAGGTTAAAACCCTGTGGATGCCCAAAGCTTGATGTGGTCTGGCCCACCAGGAACTAGAATTGCCAGGCAGGCAGTTCCCCCAGAGACATTAACTTGCCTaatactcatttgttttttagctgTAACACCCAAAATGCTGTAACTTAGAAAGCACCATGCATATACACGCACAGTCAAGACTAGGTGTCGAGAATCATCGAAGCCACTCCCCCTCTCCTCAAAGGCCACCTATCCCTCTCCCCCCTTTTGTAATCTACTCCTTGTCCCCCACATGCCCAAAGCCCTTTTAAAGACCTTTTAAGGCCAaataacatacagaaataaaaatctgcTCGGAAAGACATCATTCACTTGCACAGCAGTGTGAACTCTGAGGTGTTTGTAATTTTGGAAGTAGCTCCATATACGCTTACTCGGGGAAGCTCATCATCTtgcaattttaaagaaacaagtcTGTGCTGGTAACTACGAAATCTTTCTAATCAGCCCTTTATATTTCTGGTCTTATCAAACTTGATATGCCTGAAATTACTTCCCAGAaaacttaatctttttttcctgatacCTAAGTAGACTCTAACACCCTTGTCCCTAAGGCTGCAAACCCCCAGAAGGACTTTGGTTACgccttttcctcctttattccaTGTACTACTCATGTATTCGGGCAGTTTTCCAGACTCGCTACCTGTCTAAAAACGGCTCTGGTTCTTCTGTTTTCCCTGGTGTGCAACTACACCAAGTCCATTGTTGCATTCCACCCCAGATCAGGGCAACCACCCTCCTCGGTGGCtttccaggctccaaactctTGCCTCTGTAACCAAAGAAGCTTCTTAAAACAATCACTCAGGTCATTTCCTATCAAGATCAAGTCCCTCTTGTTTTCCTTCCAAACTCTTCATATTCCAGAAGCATGCTATCCAAACAAACTTAGAGTTCATTGGTCCCCTCCCCTCTGATGGAGGACCTCTGGCTTCTCAAGTTGAAATTCACTGTGTTAACCACAACTCCTTACAGTATTTATCTGTCCCATAATTCAACAGGGAGCTGGgctgagaagaagaaaatagaagttcCACTCACAATTAGAggtaaaaatgtggagaaaaatcacaaatcGTTGATTCTAGTGGGCTAGAACTAATGATTCTCTAGGACTTACACTGATCTCTGTCCATGGACTTTCAGCCATTATGGTTGAAGCTAATGGCTAAATAGTTGAGATCAATGGAAAATTTCAACCATGTTATTCACATCCTTGATTTATTAGAGAAAATTAGCAGCCGACCTTTGAAAACCCCACTAATTGACTTTTGCTCATCTTACATGCAACTGTAGTTAATCCATCATAAACTGCTAAGCCAGTCATAAATTTATACGCATTCAGAGGAAAACCAACCATAAAATCCatttcattcaattatttttttgtagGGGTGAGAAGGTACCTactatatgtataaaaaatacatataatgtacaTGTAGTCATATTTTTATCAGACTGAAACAGGGCAGATAAGATCTCcagatttctttatttaataatttgggTTAACTGATAGATGTTAGCTAGCTAGCTCCTAAGAAGTTGGAATATTaatgatggatttttaaatttctcctgcTTACAGTCTGTGAACACTAAAAAACGTAAAATTC
The Panthera uncia isolate 11264 chromosome A2, Puncia_PCG_1.0, whole genome shotgun sequence genome window above contains:
- the UBE2H gene encoding ubiquitin-conjugating enzyme E2 H isoform X8, which produces MSSPSPGKRRMDTDVVKLIESKHEVTILGGLNEFVVKFYGPQGTPYEGGVWKVRVDLPDKYPFKSPSIDLTNIFESFLPQLLAYPNPIDPLNGDAAAMYLHRPEEYKQKIKEYIQKYATEEALKEQEEGTGDSSSESSMSDFSEDEAQDMEL
- the UBE2H gene encoding ubiquitin-conjugating enzyme E2 H isoform X9; protein product: MNKIFHPNIDEASGTVCLDVINQTWTALYDLTNIFESFLPQLLAYPNPIDPLNGDAAAMYLHRPEEYKQKIKEYIQKYATEEALKEQEEGTGDSSSESSMSDFSEDEAQDMEL